A region from the Geobacter benzoatilyticus genome encodes:
- a CDS encoding CopG family transcriptional regulator, which translates to MATTSPAKRATVYLDPMLHRALKIKALETSRSISDLINESVRFSLEEDRLDLAAFEERVAEPVVSFEEVLKELKKHGRI; encoded by the coding sequence ATGGCAACGACATCCCCAGCGAAGCGAGCGACGGTCTATCTGGACCCCATGCTTCACCGTGCACTGAAAATCAAGGCCCTGGAGACCTCGCGCAGCATCTCGGACCTCATTAACGAGTCGGTGCGCTTCTCTCTTGAAGAAGACCGGCTTGACCTGGCCGCCTTCGAGGAACGGGTGGCCGAGCCGGTTGTCTCCTTCGAGGAGGTTCTCAAGGAACTCAAGAAGCATGGCCGTATATAG
- a CDS encoding type II toxin-antitoxin system RelE family toxin gives MAVYRIILKKSAVKELEAIPKRDLTKIVERIHSLADEPRPQGVEKLSAQERYRIRQGDYRIVYSIEDDVLTVCVVKVGHRREVYR, from the coding sequence ATGGCCGTATATAGGATTATTCTCAAGAAATCAGCAGTCAAGGAGTTGGAGGCAATCCCGAAGCGCGACCTGACCAAGATTGTCGAACGAATCCACTCGCTGGCCGACGAGCCGCGGCCTCAGGGTGTGGAGAAGCTTTCTGCCCAAGAGCGATACCGCATCCGCCAGGGAGACTATCGGATTGTCTACTCCATCGAGGACGACGTACTTACGGTGTGTGTGGTGAAGGTTGGCCATCGGAGGGAAGTGTACCGGTGA
- a CDS encoding SagB/ThcOx family dehydrogenase, whose protein sequence is MNAARILAGGILGVMLAAPVVAVADESRVITLASPSTEGGMPLMDALRERKSTREFSGEAISPRRLSDLLWAAFGINRPEKGGRTAPSAMNRQEIDIYVATADGLFLYDARGHRLIQEGTRDIRALTGQQPFVADVPVNLVYVADYGQMGDAGSEEKAFYSAADAGAISQNVYLFCASEGLATVVRASIDSPALAKAMGLRNEQRIVLAQSVGVPKEKAGTAKPAAQRLPSPENIWSTPARIAAPPTVEDTEDAVTIPQKKSEKPSSNPLGKPKLTIEQPVVY, encoded by the coding sequence ATGAACGCAGCACGTATTCTTGCAGGAGGAATCCTCGGAGTTATGCTGGCAGCTCCCGTTGTGGCTGTTGCCGATGAGTCCAGGGTGATTACCTTGGCATCTCCCAGTACCGAAGGGGGAATGCCCCTTATGGACGCTCTGCGGGAGCGGAAGAGCACGCGGGAGTTCAGCGGAGAAGCGATTTCCCCCCGCCGGCTTTCCGATCTCCTCTGGGCAGCCTTCGGCATCAACCGGCCCGAAAAGGGGGGACGTACCGCCCCCTCCGCCATGAACCGGCAGGAGATCGATATCTATGTGGCCACTGCCGATGGCCTCTTTCTCTACGACGCCCGTGGGCATCGGCTGATTCAGGAGGGGACCAGGGATATCCGGGCGCTGACCGGCCAGCAACCCTTCGTGGCAGACGTTCCGGTGAATCTCGTCTATGTGGCCGATTATGGTCAGATGGGGGATGCCGGCAGTGAGGAGAAGGCCTTTTATTCTGCTGCCGATGCGGGGGCCATCAGCCAGAACGTTTATCTCTTCTGTGCCTCCGAAGGGCTTGCCACTGTGGTGCGGGCATCCATAGACTCCCCGGCCCTGGCGAAGGCCATGGGGCTGCGCAATGAGCAGCGGATCGTGCTGGCCCAGTCGGTTGGGGTGCCGAAGGAGAAGGCCGGTACCGCTAAACCGGCGGCACAGCGTCTCCCGTCACCTGAAAATATCTGGTCGACTCCAGCCCGGATTGCCGCTCCGCCAACAGTGGAGGATACGGAGGACGCGGTGACAATCCCGCAGAAAAAATCGGAAAAGCCGTCGAGCAATCCTCTTGGCAAGCCCAAACTTACCATTGAACAGCCGGTGGTTTACTGA
- a CDS encoding O-acetylhomoserine aminocarboxypropyltransferase/cysteine synthase family protein, with protein MSSSWKIETQAIQGGYSPKSGDPRVVTICQSTTFKYDSADHVTKLFDLEEPGFFYTRLGNPTTDAFEQKLAMMEGGVGALATSAGQAATTLSIFNICQAGQHFVTASTLYGGTYNLFACTLPKMGIEVTFVDPEAPADEILAAFRPNTKALFAETIGNPGLNVLDFEKFSAVAKEKGVPLIIDSTFATPYLCRPFDHGANVVVHSATKYIDGLATSVGGVIVDGGNFNWDNGRFPELTEPDTSYHGLQYVKAFGPMAYIVKARVQLMRDLGSTPSPFNSFLFNQGLHTLPLRMQRHSDNALALAQFLESHPCVSWVKYPGLKSHPSFDRAQKYLPHGCSGVLTFGIKGGAEAGKKFMEACKLVALVVHVGDARSCVLHPASTTHRQLTPEQQTASGVAPDLIRLSVGIEHIDDIIADVDQALATSQK; from the coding sequence ATGAGCAGTTCGTGGAAAATCGAAACCCAGGCCATCCAGGGGGGGTACAGCCCCAAATCCGGCGACCCCCGCGTTGTCACCATCTGCCAGAGCACCACATTCAAATACGACAGCGCCGACCATGTGACAAAACTCTTCGACCTGGAGGAGCCCGGCTTTTTCTATACCCGTCTGGGGAACCCCACCACCGACGCCTTCGAGCAGAAGCTGGCCATGATGGAGGGGGGCGTAGGGGCACTGGCTACCTCCGCCGGCCAGGCGGCCACGACCCTCTCCATCTTCAACATCTGCCAGGCGGGGCAGCATTTCGTCACCGCCAGCACCCTCTACGGCGGCACCTACAACCTCTTCGCCTGCACGCTCCCCAAGATGGGGATAGAAGTAACCTTCGTTGACCCGGAGGCGCCGGCTGACGAGATCCTCGCCGCTTTCCGCCCCAACACCAAGGCCCTCTTCGCCGAGACCATCGGCAACCCGGGGCTGAACGTCCTCGATTTCGAGAAGTTTTCCGCCGTTGCCAAGGAGAAGGGGGTGCCGCTCATCATCGACAGCACCTTCGCCACCCCGTACCTCTGCCGCCCCTTCGATCATGGGGCCAACGTGGTGGTACACTCGGCCACGAAATACATCGACGGCCTCGCCACCAGCGTCGGCGGCGTAATCGTTGACGGGGGGAATTTCAACTGGGACAACGGCCGGTTCCCCGAACTGACCGAACCCGACACCTCCTACCACGGCCTCCAGTATGTGAAAGCCTTCGGTCCCATGGCCTACATCGTAAAAGCCCGCGTCCAACTCATGCGCGACTTGGGCTCGACACCGAGCCCCTTCAACTCCTTCCTCTTCAACCAGGGGCTCCACACGCTGCCCCTCAGGATGCAGCGCCACAGCGACAACGCCCTAGCTCTGGCCCAATTCCTGGAAAGCCATCCCTGCGTCAGTTGGGTAAAGTATCCGGGACTCAAGAGCCACCCGAGCTTTGACCGGGCGCAAAAGTACCTGCCCCATGGCTGCAGCGGCGTCCTCACCTTCGGCATCAAGGGAGGGGCGGAAGCCGGCAAGAAGTTCATGGAGGCGTGCAAGCTGGTAGCTCTTGTGGTTCACGTGGGAGATGCCCGCAGCTGCGTCCTCCACCCGGCCAGCACCACCCACCGCCAACTGACCCCCGAGCAGCAAACCGCTTCAGGCGTGGCCCCGGACCTGATCCGCCTTTCCGTGGGCATAGAGCACATCGACGACATCATAGCCGACGTGGACCAGGCCCTGGCGACGAGCCAGAAATAA
- a CDS encoding 4Fe-4S dicluster domain-containing protein, whose product MKSLRPEQLAPFFASLEATHEVRLPILLPDGTRTLGHPGDGPPALRDGPLPGKPTAAFFPHEGGIFTAAAGTVSPPPAPEKPLLVAGFTRRDLACLRFIDRFFADGWRDDIYFRRRQGAVIVGVSGYCGPEGALMPCANGDCDLELVADRARWLVVPYTDAGEAIVAGLPDASPDGTLERIREESAALTDTNEALIRRASELIRADRVPDTFWAGIGDRCIACTGCNLACPTCTCFGVQDWRYAGRVERSRMWDSCQLDGFMREASGHNPLGTEALRTRRRIHHKLAADPERWGEISCFLCGRCDAVCPTGIGIFAVARELVERYGGK is encoded by the coding sequence ATGAAATCCCTCCGCCCCGAACAGCTCGCCCCCTTCTTCGCGTCCCTGGAAGCGACCCACGAGGTCCGCCTCCCCATCCTCCTCCCCGACGGAACCCGCACCCTCGGCCATCCCGGAGACGGTCCCCCGGCCCTCCGGGACGGCCCGCTGCCGGGCAAACCGACAGCGGCCTTTTTCCCCCATGAGGGTGGGATATTCACCGCTGCCGCCGGAACGGTATCCCCTCCCCCGGCTCCGGAAAAACCGCTTCTGGTTGCCGGTTTCACCCGCCGCGACCTCGCCTGCCTCCGCTTCATCGACCGGTTCTTTGCCGACGGCTGGCGGGACGACATCTACTTCCGCCGCCGTCAGGGGGCGGTCATTGTCGGCGTATCCGGCTACTGCGGCCCGGAGGGCGCCCTGATGCCCTGCGCAAACGGCGACTGCGACCTGGAGCTGGTAGCGGACCGCGCCCGGTGGCTCGTCGTCCCCTACACCGACGCCGGCGAGGCCATTGTCGCCGGATTGCCCGATGCCTCACCCGACGGAACGCTGGAGCGGATACGGGAGGAATCGGCAGCGCTGACGGACACAAACGAGGCCCTTATCCGCCGGGCTTCCGAGCTGATCCGGGCCGACCGCGTTCCAGACACCTTCTGGGCCGGGATCGGCGACCGCTGCATCGCCTGCACCGGATGCAACCTGGCCTGCCCCACCTGCACCTGCTTCGGCGTGCAGGACTGGCGCTACGCCGGACGGGTGGAACGGAGCCGGATGTGGGACTCCTGCCAGCTGGACGGCTTCATGCGCGAGGCGAGCGGCCACAACCCCCTGGGCACCGAGGCGCTCCGCACTCGCCGCCGCATCCACCACAAGCTGGCCGCCGACCCCGAAAGGTGGGGTGAGATCAGCTGTTTCCTCTGCGGCCGCTGCGATGCGGTCTGCCCCACCGGCATCGGGATCTTCGCGGTGGCACGGGAACTGGTGGAGAGGTACGGCGGGAAGTGA
- the fdhF gene encoding formate dehydrogenase subunit alpha, whose product MNHTLTVCPYCGTGCMFYLVSDGGQLVGVEPSVTHPISRGGLCVKGWNAFAFVHHPDRLTTPLIRRGGELRPASWDEALGLVVDRLREIQERHGADSIMFASSAKATNEENYLLMKLARGAFGTNNIDHCARLCHSSTVVGLAETFGSGAMTNSIDCIDRAEAILVIGSNTTEQHPLIGSRILKAARSGARLIVADNRRIRLARHADLHLRHRNGSDVAFLNGMMQVIIAEGLEDREFIESRCDNYPALAAAVAHWTPERAAAVTGLEPGEIVAAARLFAKAKTAMIVYSMGITQHSHGVDNVRCCAALAMLTGNLGRPGTGVNPLRGQNNVQGGCDMGALPDVFSGYQKVADPAVREKFADAWGVDGLPEQPGLPLTRAMDAAAEGQLKGMFILGENPILSDPDQGHARRALESLDFLAVQDIFLTETAQLADVVLPAACFAEKEGTFTNTERRVQRVRKAVEPPGKARADWEIICALAERAGYGGMRYPDPSAVMDEIASLTPIYGGIGYDRLDPHGLQWPCPDRSHPGTPILHVGRFTRDSGRFSPAPYRPPAELPDGDYPFVLTTGRTYFHWHTGTMTRRTHLLDREERCSFVEINPDDAARLGIRERDRVLVTSRRGEVQARARVTEMVVPGVVFMPFHFTEGAANALTNNVLDPESAIPEFKVCAVRVRRAP is encoded by the coding sequence ATGAACCACACTCTCACCGTCTGCCCCTACTGCGGCACCGGCTGCATGTTCTACCTCGTCAGCGACGGCGGCCAGCTGGTGGGAGTCGAGCCGAGCGTGACCCACCCGATCAGCCGCGGCGGGCTCTGCGTCAAGGGGTGGAACGCCTTCGCCTTCGTCCATCACCCGGACCGCCTCACTACACCCCTGATCCGGCGCGGCGGAGAGTTGCGCCCCGCCTCATGGGACGAGGCCCTCGGCCTGGTGGTGGACCGCCTGCGGGAGATACAGGAGCGCCACGGGGCCGATTCCATCATGTTCGCCTCATCGGCCAAGGCCACCAACGAGGAGAATTACCTCCTGATGAAGCTGGCCCGGGGGGCGTTCGGCACCAACAACATCGACCACTGCGCCCGGCTCTGCCACTCCTCCACGGTGGTGGGGCTGGCCGAGACCTTCGGCTCCGGGGCCATGACCAACTCCATCGACTGCATCGACCGGGCCGAAGCGATCCTGGTAATCGGCTCCAACACCACCGAGCAGCACCCACTCATCGGTTCCCGCATCCTAAAGGCCGCCCGGAGCGGCGCACGGCTCATCGTGGCCGACAACCGCCGCATCCGCCTCGCCCGCCATGCCGACCTGCACCTGCGTCACCGGAACGGCAGCGACGTGGCGTTCCTGAACGGAATGATGCAGGTCATTATCGCCGAAGGGCTTGAAGACCGGGAGTTCATCGAATCCCGCTGCGACAACTACCCTGCTCTGGCGGCTGCGGTGGCCCACTGGACTCCGGAGCGGGCCGCCGCCGTAACCGGACTGGAACCGGGGGAGATCGTCGCCGCCGCGCGGCTCTTCGCCAAGGCAAAGACCGCGATGATCGTCTACTCCATGGGTATCACCCAGCACAGCCACGGCGTGGACAACGTCCGCTGCTGCGCCGCCCTGGCCATGCTGACCGGCAACCTGGGGCGCCCCGGCACCGGCGTGAATCCACTGCGGGGGCAGAACAACGTGCAGGGGGGATGCGACATGGGGGCACTCCCCGACGTCTTCAGCGGCTACCAGAAGGTGGCGGACCCGGCGGTCCGGGAGAAATTCGCCGATGCATGGGGGGTAGACGGGCTCCCAGAACAGCCGGGTCTTCCTCTCACCAGGGCCATGGATGCCGCCGCCGAGGGGCAACTCAAGGGTATGTTCATCCTGGGGGAAAACCCGATCCTCTCGGACCCGGACCAGGGACATGCGCGGCGGGCCCTGGAGAGCCTCGATTTTCTCGCGGTGCAGGATATCTTCCTCACCGAGACCGCCCAACTGGCCGATGTGGTACTCCCCGCCGCCTGCTTCGCCGAAAAGGAGGGGACCTTCACCAACACCGAACGCCGGGTGCAGCGGGTGAGAAAAGCCGTGGAGCCGCCGGGCAAGGCCCGTGCCGACTGGGAAATCATCTGCGCCTTGGCGGAGCGTGCCGGCTACGGCGGGATGCGCTATCCCGACCCCTCGGCGGTCATGGATGAAATCGCCTCCCTCACCCCCATCTACGGCGGCATCGGCTACGACCGCCTCGACCCCCACGGCCTCCAGTGGCCCTGCCCCGACCGTAGCCATCCCGGCACCCCAATCCTCCACGTGGGCCGCTTCACCCGTGACTCGGGGCGGTTCAGCCCGGCCCCCTACCGGCCTCCGGCAGAGCTCCCCGACGGCGACTACCCCTTCGTGCTCACCACCGGCCGCACCTACTTCCACTGGCACACCGGCACCATGACCCGGCGCACCCACCTCCTGGACCGGGAAGAGCGGTGCTCTTTCGTGGAGATCAACCCGGACGACGCCGCACGCCTCGGGATAAGGGAGCGGGACCGGGTGCTGGTGACGAGCCGCCGTGGCGAGGTGCAGGCTCGGGCGCGGGTGACGGAGATGGTGGTCCCCGGCGTGGTATTCATGCCGTTCCACTTCACCGAAGGGGCCGCCAACGCCCTCACCAACAACGTGCTCGACCCCGAATCCGCCATCCCCGAATTCAAGGTCTGCGCGGTGCGGGTCCGGAGGGCGCCATGA
- a CDS encoding FAD/NAD(P)-binding protein: MKQSPKHLASASLYRPADCEIIAVCDLTPHEKLFRLRLADGKPLGHLPGHFVQVSLLGWGEAPISVASSPTRSGYFEMGVRRAGTLTGALHEMKAGDVIGIRGPFGKPFDLPRLRGKDLLLVSGGCGLAPMRSLIQYCEDQPREFGSITILYGAKSPADTLFKDDLAAWEASARFTCSRTVDRITGGDCYSGGVGLVTALIPPLEIDPGRTVAVLVGPPVMYRAVVEELRKKGLGTDRIVVSLERQMRCGVGKCGHCAIEHLYCCQDGPVFWLNEIENLKGAL, translated from the coding sequence ATGAAACAATCGCCAAAACATCTCGCCTCCGCCTCCCTCTACCGGCCGGCAGACTGCGAGATCATCGCAGTCTGCGACCTGACACCCCACGAAAAGCTCTTCCGCCTCCGCCTTGCCGACGGGAAGCCCCTCGGCCATCTCCCCGGCCATTTCGTGCAGGTTTCCCTCCTGGGGTGGGGAGAGGCGCCCATCTCGGTGGCGTCATCGCCGACCCGCAGCGGGTATTTCGAGATGGGGGTGCGGCGGGCCGGTACTCTGACCGGCGCCCTGCATGAAATGAAGGCAGGGGATGTCATCGGCATCCGCGGCCCCTTCGGCAAACCCTTCGACCTGCCGCGACTGCGGGGGAAAGATCTGCTCCTGGTTTCCGGCGGCTGCGGGCTGGCGCCCATGCGATCCCTGATCCAGTATTGCGAGGACCAGCCCAGGGAGTTCGGCTCAATTACCATCCTCTACGGGGCCAAGAGCCCGGCGGATACCCTCTTCAAGGATGATCTGGCCGCCTGGGAGGCGTCGGCCCGCTTTACATGCAGCCGCACCGTGGACCGGATCACCGGTGGGGATTGCTACAGCGGCGGAGTCGGACTGGTCACCGCCCTCATCCCCCCCCTGGAGATCGATCCCGGCCGGACCGTGGCAGTGCTGGTGGGACCGCCGGTCATGTACCGGGCCGTGGTGGAGGAACTGCGGAAGAAAGGGTTAGGCACCGACCGGATCGTAGTCTCCCTGGAGCGCCAGATGCGCTGCGGCGTCGGCAAATGCGGCCACTGCGCCATCGAACACCTTTACTGCTGCCAGGACGGGCCGGTGTTCTGGCTGAATGAAATCGAAAATCTAAAAGGCGCGCTATGA
- the htpG gene encoding molecular chaperone HtpG, whose product MSKSTKKFETEVQQLLDLVIHSLYSNKDIFLRELISNASDAVDKVLFESHQNAAVIEGEPEGKIKLITDKEAGTITIRDNGVGMTIEEVEKNIGTIAHSGTKAFLANLKEQNVAEHPELIGQFGVGFYASFMVADRVTLVTRRAGHDKAAGVRWESTGDGTYTVEEAAKETRGTEITLHLKEEMKEYLDEWKIRSIVRKYSDYVQYPIVMDVTRTEVPKGVNGEEIEGAGTIEKTVEETLNSMKAIWARSKSEVTEEEYEEFYKHVSHDFEKPLKTIHYSAEGVSEFKALLYLPAHKPFDLFMPERKKGVQLYVRRVFITDSCEQLIPDYLRFVKGVVDSSDLPLNVSREILQEDVQIKRIQKSLVGKIISTLAEMREKEADDYLAFYREFGQVLKEGVHFDYANREKLQDLLLFESTKTEAGTFTSLKEYVERMPEGQEEIYFITGTSRAALEQSPHLEIFRKKEYEVLFLTDPVDEWVVQGVTEYDGKKLKAVDRGDVIPATEEEKKEQEAKREEAAKQYGDLLSFVKEKLDARVKEVRLSSRLTDSACCLVADEHGLNANMERILRAMNQDVPDSKRILELNPDHPIMQVMANLFAKDNANPRLGDYCDLLYDQALLTEGSPITDPLRFTRLVAELMVADGKAAAEK is encoded by the coding sequence ATGAGCAAGAGCACCAAAAAGTTCGAGACCGAAGTCCAGCAGCTCCTGGACCTCGTGATCCACTCCCTCTACTCCAACAAGGATATCTTCCTGCGGGAGCTCATCTCCAACGCCTCCGACGCCGTCGACAAGGTCCTCTTCGAGTCCCACCAGAACGCGGCGGTCATCGAGGGTGAACCGGAAGGAAAGATCAAACTCATCACCGACAAAGAAGCCGGCACCATCACCATCCGCGACAACGGCGTCGGCATGACCATCGAAGAGGTTGAGAAGAATATCGGCACCATCGCCCACTCGGGGACCAAGGCGTTCCTGGCGAACCTGAAGGAGCAGAACGTGGCCGAGCACCCGGAGCTCATCGGCCAGTTCGGGGTCGGCTTCTACGCCTCGTTCATGGTGGCCGACCGGGTCACCCTCGTCACCCGCCGTGCCGGCCACGACAAGGCTGCCGGGGTCCGCTGGGAGTCCACCGGCGACGGCACCTACACCGTTGAGGAGGCTGCCAAGGAGACCCGCGGCACCGAAATCACGCTGCACCTGAAGGAAGAGATGAAGGAGTATCTGGACGAGTGGAAGATCCGCTCCATCGTACGCAAATACTCCGACTACGTCCAGTACCCCATCGTCATGGACGTGACCCGCACCGAAGTCCCGAAAGGGGTGAACGGCGAGGAAATCGAGGGGGCCGGCACCATCGAGAAGACCGTGGAGGAGACCCTCAACTCCATGAAGGCCATCTGGGCCCGCTCCAAAAGCGAGGTAACCGAGGAGGAGTACGAGGAGTTCTACAAGCATGTCTCCCACGACTTCGAGAAACCCCTCAAGACCATCCACTACTCGGCCGAAGGGGTGAGCGAGTTCAAGGCGCTCCTCTACCTGCCGGCCCACAAGCCCTTCGATCTCTTCATGCCCGAGCGCAAGAAAGGGGTCCAGCTCTACGTGCGCCGGGTCTTCATCACCGACTCCTGCGAGCAGCTCATCCCCGACTACCTCCGCTTCGTAAAAGGGGTGGTGGACTCCAGCGACCTCCCCCTCAACGTGTCGCGGGAAATCCTCCAGGAGGATGTCCAGATCAAGCGGATCCAGAAGAGCCTCGTCGGAAAGATCATCTCAACCCTCGCCGAGATGCGGGAGAAGGAGGCCGATGACTACCTCGCCTTCTACAGGGAATTCGGCCAGGTCCTCAAGGAAGGGGTCCACTTCGACTACGCCAACCGGGAGAAGCTCCAGGACCTCCTCCTCTTCGAGAGCACGAAGACCGAGGCGGGTACATTCACCTCCCTCAAGGAGTACGTGGAACGGATGCCCGAGGGGCAGGAGGAGATCTACTTCATCACCGGCACGAGCCGCGCGGCCCTGGAGCAGTCCCCCCATCTGGAGATTTTCCGGAAGAAGGAGTACGAGGTCCTCTTCCTCACCGACCCCGTGGACGAGTGGGTGGTGCAGGGGGTCACGGAGTACGACGGCAAGAAGCTCAAGGCCGTTGACCGGGGCGATGTCATCCCCGCCACCGAGGAGGAGAAAAAAGAGCAGGAGGCCAAGCGGGAAGAGGCGGCCAAGCAGTACGGCGACCTCCTCTCCTTCGTGAAGGAGAAGCTCGACGCGCGGGTGAAGGAAGTACGGCTCTCCAGCCGCCTCACCGACAGCGCCTGCTGCCTCGTGGCCGACGAGCACGGCCTCAACGCCAACATGGAGCGGATCCTCCGGGCCATGAACCAGGACGTGCCCGACTCGAAGCGGATCCTGGAACTGAATCCGGACCACCCCATCATGCAGGTGATGGCCAACCTCTTCGCCAAGGACAACGCCAACCCGCGCCTGGGCGACTACTGCGACCTCCTCTACGACCAGGCGCTGCTCACCGAAGGGTCCCCCATCACCGACCCGCTCCGGTTTACCCGGCTCGTGGCCGAACTGATGGTGGCGGACGGAAAAGCTGCTGCGGAAAAGTAG
- a CDS encoding ABC transporter substrate-binding protein, with translation MGQVDRSRMRIVAPVLLGGLVVCAVAMVSALSGCRRDDALKIGYLGTLSGRHSDLGVAGRDGAVFAVEEINRSGGINGRPVELVVRDDQGEAEAARKAVREFVDAKVAAIVGPMTSSMAMATVPLVNESPVVMVSPTVSSNDLTGKDDNFLRVFPPSGSTARHLAAHVRQGLGLRRVAVIYDLSNRAHTEGWYHVFRRHFETLGGEVTASATFDAGVPTDFLALTDRLLATRPQGVFILAGAVDTAMICQQIRKSNPRVALLASEWSSTPELIVHGGAAVEGVTYYQNVDRTDTSPTFTAFRRAYRTRFGADPDFGAVYAYQSVQVISRGLASDPPPGGLKKAILAIGAFRGVQGDFTIDRFGDAERKPFLMTVRQGTFQRVEAQ, from the coding sequence ATGGGTCAGGTGGATCGTTCACGTATGCGGATTGTAGCCCCTGTGCTGCTGGGGGGGCTGGTCGTGTGTGCCGTTGCCATGGTTTCGGCCCTGTCGGGATGCCGGCGCGACGATGCTCTGAAGATAGGATATCTTGGCACCCTCTCCGGCCGCCATTCGGACCTGGGGGTGGCCGGCCGCGACGGCGCCGTTTTTGCCGTGGAGGAGATCAACCGCTCCGGCGGCATTAATGGACGGCCGGTGGAGCTTGTGGTCCGCGACGACCAGGGGGAGGCCGAGGCGGCCCGGAAGGCGGTGCGCGAGTTTGTAGACGCCAAGGTCGCGGCCATCGTGGGCCCCATGACCAGCTCCATGGCCATGGCGACGGTGCCCCTGGTCAACGAGTCGCCGGTGGTGATGGTGAGCCCCACGGTCAGCAGCAACGACCTGACGGGAAAGGATGACAATTTCCTTCGCGTCTTCCCCCCCAGCGGCTCCACCGCCCGGCACCTTGCCGCCCATGTCCGGCAGGGGCTCGGGCTCAGGCGCGTTGCAGTCATCTACGACCTGTCGAACCGCGCCCATACGGAGGGGTGGTACCATGTCTTCCGCCGCCATTTCGAGACCCTGGGCGGTGAAGTGACGGCCTCTGCCACTTTCGATGCGGGCGTTCCGACCGATTTCCTGGCCCTGACGGACAGGCTCCTGGCGACCAGGCCCCAGGGTGTCTTCATTCTGGCCGGCGCCGTGGATACCGCCATGATCTGCCAGCAGATCCGCAAATCCAATCCCCGTGTGGCCCTGCTGGCGTCAGAATGGTCGAGCACACCGGAGCTCATCGTTCACGGCGGCGCCGCCGTGGAAGGAGTTACCTATTACCAGAACGTCGACCGCACCGACACTTCTCCCACGTTCACCGCGTTTCGCCGGGCATACCGCACGCGGTTCGGCGCTGATCCCGACTTCGGGGCTGTCTACGCCTACCAGTCGGTTCAGGTTATCTCCCGGGGGCTCGCCTCGGACCCACCTCCCGGGGGGCTCAAGAAGGCCATCCTCGCCATCGGGGCCTTCAGGGGGGTGCAAGGTGATTTTACCATTGACCGTTTCGGCGATGCCGAGCGGAAGCCGTTCCTGATGACCGTTCGCCAGGGGACATTCCAACGGGTGGAGGCGCAGTGA